The Gouania willdenowi chromosome 7, fGouWil2.1, whole genome shotgun sequence genome includes a window with the following:
- the nr1h5 gene encoding nuclear receptor subfamily 1, group H, member 5, translated as MREWTELEMSFSAGGFLSTSDTYCSSEQLQFYDVLADPLGYPLQDPDLQLIPYNHQQYSTTNLPFSLFNSPPPSSPSPSSSSSSTPLCHPQFPYGPHCLGAPCDPGPEHDCGGLAQGFGAVGLSLGRRSRVGSGGKIRGQEELCMVCGDKASGYHYNALTCEGCKGFFRRSVTKKAVYHCKSGGGCEMDMYMRRKCQDCRLRKCRAVGMLAECLLTEVQCQSKRLRKGGKGRGQEEEESADSGSVTSTSRLPAQASSAGLTREQKCIVDRLVEAHRLYRAAEGTTCRVSDWPCHDEGEEPADVSPQLQRLHQFAQTVPGFDLLDFSDQSSLLSVSVLEVMFLLSAQQFSHTPTGCSPAMQLFSTSPHAWFRNTESKENSHYRTFISSGSNEDLLGPVLNFFHSMESLRVSDAEYALLTATALLCSDRASLQAAFCVEKMQELVLELLSQVCEAQTGAGASRGGAQRFGRLLGRLTELRTLRHNYYLFIQQQHGC; from the exons ATGAGAGAGTGGACAGAGTTGGAGATGAGCTTTTCAGCCGGAGGGTTTCTCTCCACCTCGGACACTTACTGCTCCTCAGAGCAGCTCCAGTTTTATG ACGTGCTCGCAGACCCTCTGGGCTATCCTTTGCAGGACCCTGACCTCCAGCTGATCCCTTACAACCATCAGCAGTACAGCACTACCAACCTGCCTTTTTCCCTCTTCAACTCTCCACCGCCATCTTCCCCttccccttcctcctcctcttcctccacacCCCTTTGCCACCCTCAGTTCCCCTACGGCCCTCACTGTCTGGGGGCTCCCTGCGATCCCGGCCCTGAACATGACTGTGGGGGTCTCGCTCAGGGGTTTGGAGCAGTGGGGCTTTCTCTTGGGCGAAGATCCCGAGTGGGCTCGGGAGGGAAAATCCGAGGTCAGGAAGAGCTGTGTATGGTGTGTGGGGATAAAGCATCTGGATACCACTACAACGCTCTCACCTGTGAGGGATGCAAAG GGTTCTTCAGGCGAAGTGTGACTAAAAAGGCAGTGTATCACTGTAAGAGTGGAGGGGGCTGTGAGATGGACATGTACATGAGGAGGAAGTGCCAGGACTGTCGGCTGAGGAAGTGCCGTGCTGTGGGAATGCTTGCAGAGT GTCTTCTGACTGAGGTACAGTGCCAGTCCAAACGTTTGAGAAAGGGAGGAAAAGGCCGAGGGCAAGAAGAGGAAGAGAGCGCTGACAGTGGGAGCGTCACCTCTACCAGCAGACTTCCTGCACAG GCTTCGTCGGCCGGGCTAACCCGAGAGCAGAAATGCATTGTGGACCGGCTGGTGGAAGCTCATCGACTGTACAGAGCTGCTGAAGGCACTACTTGCAGG GTGTCGGATTGGCCCTGTCATGATGAGGGCGAGGAGCCTGCTGATGTTTCCCCACAGCTGCAAAGGCTACATCAGTTTGCTCAGACTGTTCCAG GTTTTGACCTCCTGGATTTCTCAGACCAAAGTTCTCTCTTGTCAGTCTCAGTTCTGGAGGTCATGTtcctgctgtcagctcagcagTTCTCCCACACGCCGACGGGCTGCAGTCCAG CTATGCAGCTTTTCAGTACGTCACCACACGCATGGTTCAGAAACACAGAGTCCAAGGAGAACTCCCACTACAGGACGTTCATCAGTTCAG GAAGTAATGAGGATCTGTTGGGACCAGTGCTGAATTTCTTCCACAGCATGGAGTCTCTGCGAGTGAGCGACGCTGAGTATGCACTCCTCACTGCAACAGCTCTGCTCTGCTCAG ATCGAGCATCGTTGCAGGCGGCCTTCTGTGTGGAGAAAATGCAGGAGCTGGTCCTGGAGCTCCTGTCCCAGGTGTGTGAGGCCCAGACAGGAGCAGGAGCTTCCAGAGGAGGTGCGCAGAGGTTTGGACGCCTGCTGGGCCGTCTGACGGAGCTACGGACACTTCGTCACAACTACTACCTCTTCATCCAACAGCAGCACGGATGCTGA